From Hemitrygon akajei chromosome 19, sHemAka1.3, whole genome shotgun sequence, the proteins below share one genomic window:
- the LOC140741731 gene encoding cytokine-inducible SH2-containing protein-like: MLLCLRGPLPVQQGTRTISLPQSRSDIFIFLEQQENRIPRNVPPMTFQEESAPVAPGRGLSVEPTPSRDPEDDMQCLTTTLRQLDLSGWYWGSLTANEAKQQLNRMPEGTFLIRDSSHPSYLLTLSVKTSRGPTNVRIEYSNGKFCLDSYYLAKPRILAFREVLSLIQHYVTSCTVDRCDKAADSAALPPKDTAIHLKLIKPLHRKDCFPSLQHLCRLTINKATRGQVDKLPLPKPIQRFLEEYPFLF; this comes from the exons ATGTTACTTTGCCTGCGAGG ACCTTTGCCGGTACAGCAAGGAACAAGAACCATCAGTCTACCCCAGTCCAGGTCGGAcatattcattttcttggagCAACAGGAGAACAGGATCCCGAGGAACGTGCCCCCGATGACCTTCCAGGAGGAGAGTGCTCCGGTGGCGCCGGGGCGGGGGCTGAGCGTGGAACCCACCCCGAGCCGGGATCCTGAGGACGATATGCAATGTCTGACCACTACTCTCCGCCAGCTGGACCTATCAG GATGGTACTGGGGCTCGCTCACTGCCAATGAGGCCAAGCAGCAACTCAACAGGATGCCGGAGGGGACCTTCCTCATCCGGGACAGCTCGCACCCCAGCTACCTGCTCACCCTGTCGGTGAAGACCAGCCGCGGCCCCACCAACGTCCGCATTGAATACAGCAACGGCAAGTTCTGCCTGGACTCGTACTACCTCGCCAAGCCCAGGATCCTGGCCTTCCGGGAGGTCCTCAGTCTCATCCAGCATTACGTCACCTCTTGCACCGTGGACCGGTGCGACAAGGCGGCAGACTCTGCGGCCCTTCCGCCCAAGGACACTGCCATCCACTTGAAGCTCATCAAACCCCTTCACCGGAAGGACTGCTTCCCCTCTCTCCAACACTTGTGCCGATTGACTATTAACAAGGCCACCCGTGGACAAGTGGACAAACTCCCCTTACCAAAACCCATACAGAGGTTCTTGGAAGAGTACCCATTCCTCTTCTGA